The DNA region AGTTGTATGAAACTGAGGCTGCCCATGTCAGCCACGCCGGTCTCTTCCATGGATCTTTCGGCTATGGCAATGTCTTCCACATTGTCCCCTTCCGCAATGCCTTTGTATGGAGTACGCCCCATAAGGACGACATCTTCCACGCTCAAATCAAAACCCGTCCCATGATGCTGTGCCAAGACAGCGATTTGTTTCGCGCTTTCTTTATAGGAAAGCTTCCCTATATTTTTATCTCCCACGAAAATCTGTCCTGCCGAAGGTTTCATAACACGATAGATACATTTCAGCAGTGTACTCTTTCCGCTCCCATTCGGCCCGATTAAGCCGGTCAATTGATCGGATGGAAAAGAAATATCCACATCTTCCAATACCTTTTTATTTCCATATCCCG from Dialister invisus DSM 15470 includes:
- a CDS encoding ABC transporter ATP-binding protein yields the protein MNICVRHLFAGYGNKKVLEDVDISFPSDQLTGLIGPNGSGKSTLLKCIYRVMKPSAGQIFVGDKNIGKLSYKESAKQIAVLAQHHGTGFDLSVEDVVLMGRTPYKGIAEGDNVEDIAIAERSMEETGVADMGSLSFIQLSGGEQQRVMLARALTQETSCLILDEPTNHLDITYQLQIMDLITSRNMTVIAAIHDLNIAAMYCDHIVALQNGKIIAQGTPQEVLTKENIKALYHVNAEILMRADGRPAIIYERGDKR